From Candidatus Methylacidiphilales bacterium, the proteins below share one genomic window:
- a CDS encoding RHS repeat-associated core domain-containing protein, translating to MQDYKVQSALENRAQKVAVASLPLNPSSNFFIETRRNRVYSTVHGRFLQPDPIGFDAGDVNWYRYVFNSPVNYIDPSGLMLAPGHGDPKYKYPIDIPPLSRRPTRACKEGDKRTGKVQVSMHKNC from the coding sequence ATGCAAGATTACAAAGTGCAAAGTGCATTAGAAAATCGAGCACAAAAAGTAGCAGTGGCATCCCTGCCGCTGAATCCCTCATCAAATTTCTTTATCGAGACCAGACGCAACCGCGTTTACAGCACCGTTCACGGCCGCTTCCTGCAGCCGGATCCGATTGGCTTTGATGCTGGAGATGTGAATTGGTATAGATATGTGTTTAATTCACCTGTGAATTATATTGATCCTAGTGGTTTAATGCTAGCGCCTGGGCACGGAGATCCTAAATACAAATATCCGATTGATATTCCTCCTCTATCGCGAAGGCCAACACGTGCATGTAAGGAGGGAGACAAGAGGACTGGAAAAGTCCAAGTATCTATGCATAAGAATTGTTGA